In a genomic window of Patagioenas fasciata isolate bPatFas1 chromosome 37, bPatFas1.hap1, whole genome shotgun sequence:
- the TLCD3B gene encoding ceramide synthase isoform X3, whose translation MSSGTRGEAGSPVLPFSAGLLFFPGLFVLGRCVLRRLRCPEPHAEILAARLVSSVQAVMASTAGYIIASSCHHVIDDQHWLAGWYPPFAVPYFIYDVYAMFLCHRHRARVKGHEGAAPAAPRRAATAFLRRHPLMVLHHAAMVLVCFPVATLWRQGKGDFFLGCLLLAELSTPFVCLGKVLILLELQHPELHKNIWGGPGSLPDAWVPWGTPGSLPNSWVPMSLGPLGHSWVPPELLGPHVPGSLGALLGPSRTPGSPCPWVPWGTPGSLPNSWVPMSLGPLGHSWVPMYPGPLGHSWVPPELLGPHVPGSLGALLGPSRTPGSPCAWVPWGTPGSLPNSWVPMSLGPLGHSWVPPELLGPHVPVSLGALLGPSRTPGSPCTWVPWGTSGSLPNSWVPMYLGPLGHSWVPPELLGPHVPVSLGVLLGPSRTPGSPCTRVPWGTPGSLPNSWVPMSLGPLGHSWVPPELLGPHVPVSLGALLGPSRTPGSPCTRVPWGTSGSLPNSWVPMYLGPLGHSWVPPELLGPHVPGSLGALLGPSRTPGSPCPWVPWGTPGSLPNSWVPMSLCPLGHSWVPPELLGPHVPGSLGALLGPSRTPGSPCPWVPWGTPGSLPNSWVPMYPGPLGHSWVP comes from the exons gctGGTGTCCTCTGTTCAGGCCGTCATGGCGTCCACGGCCGGGTACATCATCGCGTCCTCGTGTCACCACGTCATCGACGACCA GCACTGGCTGGCCGGCTGGTACCCCCCGTTCGCGGTGCCGTACTTCATCTACGACGTGTACGCCATGTTCCTGTGCCACCGCCACCGCGCCCGCGTCAAGGGACACGAGggggccgcgcccgccgccccgcgccgcgccgccACCGCCTTCCTGCGCCGGCACCCCCTCATGGTCCTGCACCACGCCGCCATGGTGCTCGTCTGCTTCCCCGTGGCCACC ctgtggcGCCAGGGCAAGGGTGACTTCTTCCTGGGGTGCCTCCTGCTGGCCGAGCTCAGCACCCCCTTCGTCTGCCTGGGCAAGGTGCTCATCCTG ctggagctgcagcacccGGAGCTGCACAAGAAcatctggggtggccctgggtccctcccggacgcctgggtcccttggggcactcctgggtccctcccgaactcctgggtccccatgtccctgggtcccttggggcactcctgggtccctcccgaactcctgggtccccatgtacccgggtcccttggggcactcctgggtccctcccgaactcctgggtccccatgtccctgggtcccttggggcactcctgggtccctcccgaactcctgggtccccatgtccctgggtcccttggggcactcctgggtccccatgtacccgggtcccttggggcactcctgggtccctcccgaactcctgggtccccatgtccctgggtcccttggggcactcctgggtccctcccgaactcctgggtccccatgtgcctgggtcccttggggcactcctgggtccctcccgaactcctgggtccccatgtccctgggtcccttggggcactcctgggtccctcccgaactcctgggtccccatgtccctgtgtcccttggggcactcctgggtccctcccgaactcctgggtccccatgtacctgggtcccttggggcacttctgggtccctcccgaactcctgggtccccatgtacctgggtcccttggggcactcctgggtccctcccgaactcctgggtccccatgtccctgtgtcccttggggtactcctgggtccctcccgaactcctgggtccccatgtacccgggtcccttggggcactcctgggtccctcccgaactcctgggtccccatgtccctgggtcccttggggcactcctgggtccctcccgaactcctgggtccccatgtccctgtgtcccttggggcactcctgggtccctcccgaactcctgggtccccatgtacccgggtcccttggggcacttctgggtccctcccgaactcctgggtccccatgtacctgggtcccttggggcactcctgggtccctcccgaactcctgggtccccatgtacccgggtcccttggggcactcctgggtccctcccgaactcctgggtccccatgtccctgggtcccttggggcactcctgggtccctcccgaactcctgggtccccatgtccctgtgtcccttggggcactcctgggtccctcctgaactcctgggtccccatgtacctgggtcccttggggcactcctgggtccctcccgaactcctgggtccccatgtccctgggtcccttggggcactcctgggtccctcccgaactcctgggtccccatgtacccgggtcccttggggcactcctgggtcccctga
- the TLCD3B gene encoding ceramide synthase isoform X2: protein MSSGTRGEAGSPWSAGSPVLPFSAGLLFFPGLFVLGRCVLRRLRCPEPHAEILAARLVSSVQAVMASTAGYIIASSCHHVIDDQHWLAGWYPPFAVPYFIYDVYAMFLCHRHRARVKGHEGAAPAAPRRAATAFLRRHPLMVLHHAAMVLVCFPVATLWRQGKGDFFLGCLLLAELSTPFVCLGKVLILLELQHPELHKNIWGGPGSLPDAWVPWGTPGSLPNSWVPMSLGPLGHSWVPPELLGPHVPGSLGALLGPSRTPGSPCPWVPWGTPGSLPNSWVPMSLGPLGHSWVPMYPGPLGHSWVPPELLGPHVPGSLGALLGPSRTPGSPCAWVPWGTPGSLPNSWVPMSLGPLGHSWVPPELLGPHVPVSLGALLGPSRTPGSPCTWVPWGTSGSLPNSWVPMYLGPLGHSWVPPELLGPHVPVSLGVLLGPSRTPGSPCTRVPWGTPGSLPNSWVPMSLGPLGHSWVPPELLGPHVPVSLGALLGPSRTPGSPCTRVPWGTSGSLPNSWVPMYLGPLGHSWVPPELLGPHVPGSLGALLGPSRTPGSPCPWVPWGTPGSLPNSWVPMSLCPLGHSWVPPELLGPHVPGSLGALLGPSRTPGSPCPWVPWGTPGSLPNSWVPMYPGPLGHSWVP, encoded by the exons gctGGTGTCCTCTGTTCAGGCCGTCATGGCGTCCACGGCCGGGTACATCATCGCGTCCTCGTGTCACCACGTCATCGACGACCA GCACTGGCTGGCCGGCTGGTACCCCCCGTTCGCGGTGCCGTACTTCATCTACGACGTGTACGCCATGTTCCTGTGCCACCGCCACCGCGCCCGCGTCAAGGGACACGAGggggccgcgcccgccgccccgcgccgcgccgccACCGCCTTCCTGCGCCGGCACCCCCTCATGGTCCTGCACCACGCCGCCATGGTGCTCGTCTGCTTCCCCGTGGCCACC ctgtggcGCCAGGGCAAGGGTGACTTCTTCCTGGGGTGCCTCCTGCTGGCCGAGCTCAGCACCCCCTTCGTCTGCCTGGGCAAGGTGCTCATCCTG ctggagctgcagcacccGGAGCTGCACAAGAAcatctggggtggccctgggtccctcccggacgcctgggtcccttggggcactcctgggtccctcccgaactcctgggtccccatgtccctgggtcccttggggcactcctgggtccctcccgaactcctgggtccccatgtacccgggtcccttggggcactcctgggtccctcccgaactcctgggtccccatgtccctgggtcccttggggcactcctgggtccctcccgaactcctgggtccccatgtccctgggtcccttggggcactcctgggtccccatgtacccgggtcccttggggcactcctgggtccctcccgaactcctgggtccccatgtccctgggtcccttggggcactcctgggtccctcccgaactcctgggtccccatgtgcctgggtcccttggggcactcctgggtccctcccgaactcctgggtccccatgtccctgggtcccttggggcactcctgggtccctcccgaactcctgggtccccatgtccctgtgtcccttggggcactcctgggtccctcccgaactcctgggtccccatgtacctgggtcccttggggcacttctgggtccctcccgaactcctgggtccccatgtacctgggtcccttggggcactcctgggtccctcccgaactcctgggtccccatgtccctgtgtcccttggggtactcctgggtccctcccgaactcctgggtccccatgtacccgggtcccttggggcactcctgggtccctcccgaactcctgggtccccatgtccctgggtcccttggggcactcctgggtccctcccgaactcctgggtccccatgtccctgtgtcccttggggcactcctgggtccctcccgaactcctgggtccccatgtacccgggtcccttggggcacttctgggtccctcccgaactcctgggtccccatgtacctgggtcccttggggcactcctgggtccctcccgaactcctgggtccccatgtacccgggtcccttggggcactcctgggtccctcccgaactcctgggtccccatgtccctgggtcccttggggcactcctgggtccctcccgaactcctgggtccccatgtccctgtgtcccttggggcactcctgggtccctcctgaactcctgggtccccatgtacctgggtcccttggggcactcctgggtccctcccgaactcctgggtccccatgtccctgggtcccttggggcactcctgggtccctcccgaactcctgggtccccatgtacccgggtcccttggggcactcctgggtcccctga